The genomic DNA CACTGGCTCGAGTGTAGACTCCAGCGCCTTGATATGGCTGTGATTCTGGCGAATCGGGTTGAAAAAACGATGTTTTTCGTTACCGGTTGACCAGGTCCAGTATTGATCAGTGTCCTTGCCCACAATATTGCCGTGGTAGTTCTGTGTCTCAATGACAAAAATGCCATGGGCTGAAATAACAATATGGTCTATATGAGAGAAGCCGGTATACGACTTAATCATAATATCGTTTAGAACGGTGTAATCTTCTTTTGGCAGAGTTGAAAGTAGTGCCGCCACTGAGTTATTTTTAGTTTTTGTTTTGATTAAAAGCAAAAAAACAGACACTATAAGTACCGCTGCTATAAGACATGGTAGCCGCCATACACCTGTAAAAAATGATTGAATTATTGATGCGAAATCTGCGCTCATTCAGTTCACCCTAATTACCAATAGTGATTGTGTAGTGGTTATTGCATCTATTACCATTATTATAACATAGTGCGGATATATTTGCAGCTTATGTCTTTACAGATAAAAAAGTGAAACTCTGCGAAAAAGAACAAATACTCCTACCGCTATGCGCATTTTAATTTTCCACCCGGAACTTATTTTAACATCATAGTCTGCTAAATTGATTGCTTGCTGCCGTTCATAGACGTATTTCCATGAGGATCACGGATAGGAGCTTTTCAAAAAATTCTATGTAATTTTTTGCTATCTTATCTCAAGGGCAGCTCGCATGACCAGCCTGACGCAAATGCTCGGGGAAGATATCTGTGGTACATCGCCAACAAAAAACAGATTCTTTTCAGGACAGTAGAA from Oscillospiraceae bacterium MB24-C1 includes the following:
- a CDS encoding nuclease-related domain-containing protein translates to MSVFLLLIKTKTKNNSVAALLSTLPKEDYTVLNDIMIKSYTGFSHIDHIVISAHGIFVIETQNYHGNIVGKDTDQYWTWSTGNEKHRFFNPIRQNHSHIKALESTLEPVGKVPLISVVAFPRDCELKSKPPGVLHYNELLAKIQSYTKNVLTRAQIEFIIATLERANIENPEIRKQHAG